One window of Paenibacillus albicereus genomic DNA carries:
- a CDS encoding Flp family type IVb pilin, giving the protein MSEPNCAGIPFDLRKEVTPMMRSIGIQVYANVQRARSFLSNQKGAQAIEYIGIAAVAVVLIIALISMFGDGGIATKLKEKIEDFIDKIKI; this is encoded by the coding sequence TTGAGTGAACCGAACTGCGCCGGCATTCCATTCGATCTGCGAAAGGAGGTGACCCCTATGATGCGAAGCATTGGAATCCAGGTCTATGCCAACGTCCAGCGTGCCCGCTCTTTCCTGAGCAACCAGAAAGGCGCGCAGGCCATCGAGTACATCGGCATCGCGGCCGTGGCCGTCGTATTGATCATCGCGTTAATTTCCATGTTTGGAGATGGTGGGATTGCTACGAAGCTCAAGGAGAAGATTGAAGACTTCATCGACAAGATCAAGATCTAA
- a CDS encoding glycosyl hydrolase, with protein MNKRFAWLLLLSLLATVAVPAGAATAYSGEVALGAGSYSTVLPPGAVNVQSQIYKTGNVTGAMPTNDWWSNLAWDTYSEAQYPHPLAMKNGSGGIRIYYPGNRITANSSCVCGWINDIHDFTVGHSAVASFPDAKVDGFSDWFVKAQYKSGANEMNVSYGHGSPYVYFTYAGGSPKISFYDTPTIWSGNASTPVLGITVAGAHYGLFGASGTTWSGIGGKTLTNSGTTYFSVAALPDNSAATLSKFAQYAYSHVTGTTASYSYNASASEVTTTYAFTTQAKQGTQTGTLFALYPHQWKNSSTPLTSYTYNSVRGQMKVGEGSSFQTKMKYYGVLPSLPDKGSYNRQQLQQYVDQAEAETYAGDGDTYWIGKRLGKLASLAPIADQVGDTTAANKFRSEIKTILQSWFKSSDSAGNLKSSQLFYYNNTWGTVIGYPASYGSNNELNDHHFHYGYFIKAAAEIARVDKAWAAQWGPMVNLLIRDIASSSRTDSMFPYLRNFDPYAGHSWAAGHARFGDGNNNESSSEGMNAWAGMILWGQATGDTAARDTGIYLYTTEMNAINEYWFDVNNQNRPAGFTRSTASMVWGGKTVGDGTWWTGNPEEVHGINWLPFTGASLYLTQYPDYTTRNYNALVSENGGTSFDAWEDLIYMYRAISNPGEAKSFWTSRGGALSAEAGNSKAFAYHWIYNLDAIGNQDRTVTANTPAYAVFNKNGVKTYTAYNLTNSAITVTFSDGKTLSVPANGSATEGAGGSIPTPTPTPTPTPTATPTPTPTPPAGQTYTHADFTATVTKSGSSESISFTPKTAAAYVDVHYLVNGANQQNVRMVKNGSAWTHTIQGLTSGQAIELWFTYEKGGPQYDSPHYTYTH; from the coding sequence ATGAACAAACGATTCGCCTGGCTGCTCCTGCTCAGCCTGCTCGCCACGGTCGCCGTCCCGGCCGGAGCGGCCACTGCCTATAGCGGCGAGGTCGCGCTCGGCGCGGGCTCGTACTCGACGGTGCTGCCGCCCGGAGCGGTCAACGTGCAAAGCCAGATCTACAAGACGGGCAACGTCACCGGAGCGATGCCGACCAACGACTGGTGGAGCAACCTCGCCTGGGACACGTACTCGGAAGCCCAGTACCCTCATCCGCTGGCCATGAAGAACGGCTCCGGCGGCATCCGCATCTATTATCCGGGCAACCGGATCACGGCCAATTCGAGCTGCGTCTGCGGCTGGATCAACGACATCCACGACTTCACGGTCGGACACTCGGCCGTCGCGAGCTTCCCGGACGCCAAGGTCGACGGCTTCAGCGACTGGTTCGTCAAAGCCCAGTACAAGAGCGGCGCGAACGAGATGAACGTCAGCTACGGCCACGGCTCGCCTTATGTGTATTTCACATACGCGGGCGGCAGCCCGAAGATCAGCTTCTACGATACGCCGACGATCTGGTCCGGCAACGCCTCGACGCCGGTGCTCGGCATCACGGTCGCGGGCGCGCATTATGGCCTGTTCGGCGCGAGCGGCACGACGTGGAGCGGCATCGGCGGCAAGACGCTGACGAACAGCGGGACGACCTACTTCTCCGTCGCGGCGCTGCCGGACAACTCGGCGGCGACCCTGTCGAAGTTCGCCCAGTATGCCTACTCGCATGTGACGGGCACGACGGCCAGCTACTCGTACAATGCCTCTGCCAGCGAGGTGACGACGACGTACGCGTTCACGACGCAGGCCAAGCAGGGCACGCAGACGGGCACGCTGTTCGCGCTGTACCCGCATCAGTGGAAAAACAGCAGCACGCCGCTCACCTCCTACACCTACAACTCCGTACGCGGGCAGATGAAGGTCGGGGAAGGGAGCTCGTTCCAGACGAAGATGAAGTATTACGGAGTATTACCGAGTCTTCCGGATAAGGGCTCCTACAACCGCCAGCAGCTGCAGCAGTACGTCGACCAGGCGGAGGCCGAGACGTATGCCGGCGACGGCGACACGTACTGGATCGGCAAGCGCCTCGGCAAGCTCGCCTCGCTCGCTCCGATCGCCGACCAGGTCGGCGACACGACGGCGGCGAACAAGTTCCGCAGCGAGATCAAGACGATCCTGCAGAGCTGGTTCAAGTCGAGCGACAGCGCCGGCAACCTGAAATCGTCCCAACTGTTCTACTACAACAACACCTGGGGCACGGTCATCGGCTACCCGGCCAGCTACGGCTCGAACAACGAGCTGAACGACCATCATTTCCACTACGGCTACTTCATCAAGGCGGCCGCCGAGATCGCCCGCGTGGACAAGGCTTGGGCGGCGCAGTGGGGCCCGATGGTCAACCTGCTCATCCGCGACATCGCGAGCAGCAGCCGCACCGACTCGATGTTCCCTTACTTGCGCAACTTCGATCCGTACGCGGGCCACTCGTGGGCGGCCGGCCATGCTCGATTCGGCGACGGCAACAACAACGAATCCTCCTCCGAGGGCATGAACGCCTGGGCGGGCATGATCCTGTGGGGCCAGGCGACCGGCGATACGGCCGCGCGCGACACGGGCATCTACCTGTACACGACCGAGATGAACGCGATCAACGAATACTGGTTCGACGTCAACAACCAGAACCGTCCGGCAGGATTCACGCGCTCCACGGCGAGCATGGTGTGGGGCGGCAAGACCGTCGGCGACGGCACCTGGTGGACCGGCAATCCGGAAGAGGTGCACGGCATCAACTGGCTGCCCTTCACCGGCGCCTCGCTTTACCTGACGCAGTATCCGGACTACACGACGCGCAACTACAACGCGCTGGTGTCGGAGAACGGCGGTACGAGCTTCGACGCGTGGGAGGACCTGATCTACATGTACCGCGCGATCTCGAATCCCGGCGAAGCCAAAAGCTTCTGGACCTCGCGCGGCGGCGCGCTATCGGCCGAAGCGGGCAACTCCAAGGCGTTCGCGTACCACTGGATCTACAATCTGGACGCGATCGGCAACCAGGACCGCACGGTCACGGCCAATACGCCGGCCTATGCCGTATTCAACAAGAACGGCGTGAAGACGTACACCGCCTACAACCTGACGAACTCGGCGATCACGGTGACGTTCTCCGACGGCAAGACGCTGAGCGTGCCGGCGAACGGCTCGGCGACGGAAGGCGCGGGCGGCAGCATTCCTACGCCTACTCCAACGCCGACGCCAACCCCGACGGCCACGCCAACACCGACTCCGACCCCTCCGGCAGGTCAGACGTACACGCATGCGGACTTCACGGCTACCGTAACGAAGAGCGGCTCCTCGGAGTCGATCTCGTTCACGCCCAAAACCGCAGCGGCTTACGTGGATGTCCACTATCTCGTGAACGGCGCGAACCAGCAGAACGTGCGCATGGTCAAGAACGGCTCGGCCTGGACGCACACGATCCAGGGGCTGACCTCCGGGCAGGCCATCGAGCTGTGGTTCACGTACGAGAAAGGCGGCCCGCAGTACGATTCGCCGCATTATACGTACACGCATTGA
- a CDS encoding type II secretion system F family protein — MQMEWPVRLLYAALGLWALSMALFGWFWIKRISLMQRLGLIEKEKRKKDRLPARLAALVFRWSEGLTPLGRRFKLFASDELLERRLALAGHPHGLTLDTFYGFRFLCLFAGLLVGTMLSMIGFSSIFVLLLFALGLAWPSIWLRSAASARQEQIGVDLPDFMDAMSVTLQAGVPLDPAMKQIVRTMEGPLREELSRFQQELDIGVPREQAYLRLMNRNQSKPLEMLILSLIQGSRLGVPISSTFKTLAEDMRDVRISAVKERAAKAGPKVTLITTFVILPGVILFIVGMLVLNFIYNPEGVGISWDGLDGF; from the coding sequence ATGCAGATGGAATGGCCGGTCAGGCTTCTCTATGCGGCCCTCGGGCTGTGGGCGCTGTCGATGGCGCTGTTCGGCTGGTTCTGGATCAAGCGGATCTCGCTGATGCAGCGGCTTGGACTCATCGAAAAGGAAAAGAGGAAGAAGGATCGGCTGCCCGCCCGGCTTGCCGCCCTCGTCTTCCGCTGGTCCGAGGGGCTGACGCCGCTCGGGCGCAGGTTCAAGCTGTTCGCCAGCGACGAGCTGCTGGAGCGGCGGCTGGCGCTGGCCGGGCACCCGCACGGACTGACGCTGGACACGTTCTACGGCTTCCGCTTCCTCTGCCTGTTCGCGGGCCTGCTCGTCGGCACGATGCTGTCGATGATCGGCTTCAGCTCCATCTTCGTCCTGCTGCTGTTCGCGCTCGGCCTCGCCTGGCCCTCGATCTGGCTGCGGTCGGCCGCTTCGGCGCGGCAGGAGCAGATCGGCGTCGACCTGCCGGACTTCATGGACGCGATGAGCGTGACGCTGCAGGCGGGCGTGCCGCTCGATCCGGCGATGAAGCAGATCGTGCGCACGATGGAAGGACCGCTGCGCGAGGAGCTGAGCCGCTTCCAGCAGGAGCTCGACATCGGCGTGCCGAGGGAGCAGGCCTATCTGCGGCTGATGAACCGCAACCAGTCCAAGCCGCTCGAGATGCTCATCCTGTCGCTCATCCAGGGCAGCCGGCTCGGCGTGCCGATCTCCAGCACGTTCAAGACGCTCGCCGAGGACATGCGCGACGTGCGCATCTCGGCTGTCAAGGAGCGGGCCGCCAAGGCCGGGCCGAAGGTGACGCTGATTACGACATTCGTCATCCTGCCGGGCGTCATCCTGTTCATCGTCGGCATGCTGGTGCTCAACTTCATCTACAACCCGGAAGGCGTCGGCATCAGCTGGGACGGGCTCGACGGCTTCTGA
- a CDS encoding SurA N-terminal domain-containing protein gives MRRIRIRSWTRALILLTLLLGGAAHAAAPVMAEADSGIGTGLDSYEIPDKGGEKPPSSIEVAVPDGSTGSPDYSSGDTASPGPPDPGRTGDGDVDPGDTNPGGTNPGGANPGDTNPGGANPGGANPGGANPGGANPGGANPGGANPGGTNPDGTNPDGTNPDGTNPDGTNPDGTDPGGSNPGGTNPGGTDPPGSTGPGGPQDPGSVDPDGTDDGDTNPGDTDPGGTDPGGTDPGKTDPGSTDPGGTDAGGGKPWYQSLWDNTVQFAKGAGGGLLGAAIVVGVVVGVAAIIGITFAAPVIIAALVVGAIAGGIYALVAGDSFSFIKSIGIGGMAAGFVLTLGHAGVFGAVRGGIQLIRSAGLKSALRTAGSRIASFSRSALSNLKSGFLNLVKHPVAAVKSTLTSKTFQFSAAVNMVMNMGIKMTFEGKLPTVGEVGIMAVESFAGALIFDRVGDALGAAARSPLGKRVAATVSQTFENVMVALAKPKEKLDPETAAASGFFKGFVLQSLFGGRLNRLRTEQNIGTAFSDLGGRTVDTVVPNRSRTITNVELNRIWNDTANTNNINRWDHSGNQVTQRQLDQLQGNQDALDRLQSRESSLQEAVEVGSDEAIKQGSSQLNKN, from the coding sequence GTGAGACGCATTCGAATCCGCAGCTGGACGCGCGCGTTGATCCTGCTGACGCTGCTGCTCGGCGGCGCGGCGCATGCCGCAGCGCCTGTCATGGCGGAAGCGGACAGCGGCATCGGCACCGGCCTGGACTCGTATGAAATTCCGGACAAAGGCGGGGAGAAGCCGCCATCCTCGATCGAGGTCGCCGTGCCGGACGGCTCGACCGGATCGCCGGACTACAGCTCCGGCGACACCGCTAGTCCAGGACCGCCCGATCCGGGACGTACCGGGGATGGCGATGTCGATCCGGGAGATACGAACCCCGGCGGGACGAATCCAGGAGGAGCGAATCCCGGGGACACGAATCCCGGAGGAGCGAATCCCGGAGGAGCGAATCCCGGAGGAGCGAATCCAGGAGGAGCGAATCCCGGAGGAGCGAATCCAGGTGGAGCGAATCCCGGGGGTACGAATCCAGATGGAACGAACCCAGATGGAACGAACCCAGATGGCACGAATCCGGATGGAACGAACCCGGACGGAACGGATCCGGGCGGCAGCAACCCCGGCGGCACGAACCCGGGCGGCACCGACCCGCCCGGATCGACAGGTCCGGGCGGGCCGCAGGATCCCGGCTCCGTCGACCCGGACGGTACGGATGACGGCGACACGAATCCCGGCGACACCGATCCTGGAGGGACCGATCCTGGAGGGACCGATCCCGGCAAGACCGATCCCGGGAGCACCGATCCCGGCGGCACGGACGCAGGCGGCGGCAAGCCGTGGTACCAGAGTTTATGGGACAATACCGTGCAGTTCGCCAAAGGCGCAGGCGGCGGCCTGCTCGGCGCGGCGATCGTCGTCGGCGTCGTCGTCGGCGTGGCGGCGATCATCGGCATCACGTTCGCGGCGCCGGTCATCATCGCCGCGCTCGTCGTCGGGGCGATCGCGGGCGGCATCTACGCGCTCGTGGCCGGAGACAGCTTCAGCTTCATCAAGTCGATCGGCATCGGCGGGATGGCGGCAGGCTTCGTCCTGACGCTCGGCCATGCCGGCGTCTTCGGCGCGGTGCGCGGCGGCATCCAGCTCATCCGCTCGGCCGGCCTCAAGTCCGCGCTGCGGACGGCTGGCTCCAGGATCGCAAGCTTCTCCAGATCGGCTCTGAGCAATCTCAAGAGCGGCTTCCTGAATCTGGTGAAGCATCCCGTGGCGGCGGTGAAGAGCACGCTGACGTCCAAGACGTTCCAGTTCAGCGCGGCTGTCAACATGGTGATGAATATGGGCATTAAGATGACGTTCGAGGGGAAGCTGCCGACCGTAGGAGAGGTCGGCATCATGGCAGTCGAAAGCTTCGCGGGCGCGCTCATCTTCGACCGAGTAGGCGATGCCCTTGGCGCGGCGGCGCGTAGTCCGCTCGGAAAAAGGGTAGCAGCGACCGTTTCCCAGACGTTCGAGAACGTCATGGTCGCGCTGGCGAAGCCGAAGGAGAAGCTGGATCCTGAGACAGCGGCGGCATCCGGCTTTTTCAAAGGCTTCGTGCTGCAGAGCCTTTTCGGCGGCCGCCTCAACCGGCTGCGTACCGAGCAGAACATCGGCACCGCATTTTCCGATCTAGGCGGGCGCACCGTCGACACGGTCGTGCCGAATCGCAGCCGGACGATCACCAATGTCGAGCTGAACCGCATCTGGAACGATACGGCGAACACCAACAACATCAATCGCTGGGATCATAGCGGCAATCAGGTGACCCAGCGTCAGCTCGACCAGCTGCAGGGCAATCAGGACGCGCTCGACCGGCTCCAGAGCCGCGAGTCCTCGTTGCAGGAGGCGGTCGAAGTCGGCAGCGACGAGGCCATCAAGCAAGGCAGTTCGCAACTGAACAAAAATTGA
- a CDS encoding TadE/TadG family type IV pilus assembly protein produces the protein MKTSSTRSRSKGGSGGRKAFRPLFRPLRDERGAQAIEFVGIIPLFLLMVLVVVQFALVGITAVVAKQAAMEGARAAMVADGAGPYYEEAVRNTAGSYSIREISRSESGEYVTVRVVLESPMVTGSLFGSGWAVPISTQVTVMKEKANE, from the coding sequence TTGAAGACTTCATCGACAAGATCAAGATCTAAGGGCGGCTCGGGCGGACGAAAAGCGTTCCGCCCGCTTTTCCGTCCGCTGCGGGACGAGCGCGGCGCGCAAGCCATCGAGTTCGTCGGCATCATCCCTCTATTCCTGCTCATGGTGCTCGTCGTCGTGCAGTTCGCGCTCGTCGGCATCACGGCCGTCGTGGCCAAGCAAGCCGCGATGGAAGGCGCGCGCGCCGCGATGGTCGCGGACGGCGCCGGTCCGTACTATGAAGAGGCGGTCCGCAATACGGCGGGCAGCTACAGCATCCGCGAAATCTCCCGCTCCGAGAGCGGTGAATACGTGACCGTGCGTGTCGTGCTGGAGTCGCCGATGGTGACCGGCTCGCTGTTCGGCTCCGGCTGGGCGGTGCCCATAAGTACGCAGGTCACCGTCATGAAGGAAAAAGCGAACGAATAG
- a CDS encoding type II secretion system F family protein, translated as MPEHSLFLLTVFAAAALGLYGMIELVQARRGMNALSRKLTPLHTEEARASRSAVRRLSLRLDASDYGRGWADRLQAAHIKLSPLQWLSLLTAAWLVISYLIASLLSLGFPYNLLIAYLAVNLGSKQLVKSRRQKFGEQINRQLPEICRMLSSCVRAGMSIQQGIDMVAREIKPPAGFLFQTMSRELQMGTGVGDVLERVHERFTSKDIRLMTQTILVQRQAGGNLGAALDHLARTLEERERVNREISNQTAESRYIAVTLALMPVFLVFVFNMVFKGFITPIFTLPGLILLAAVVVLMAIGFVLIQKVSRIKA; from the coding sequence ATGCCGGAGCATAGCCTGTTCCTGCTGACCGTATTCGCCGCCGCCGCGCTCGGCCTGTACGGCATGATCGAGCTCGTGCAGGCGAGGCGGGGCATGAACGCGCTCAGCCGCAAGCTGACGCCGCTGCATACCGAGGAGGCGCGCGCGAGCCGCAGCGCCGTCCGGCGTCTGTCGCTGCGACTTGACGCCTCCGACTACGGGCGTGGCTGGGCGGATCGCCTGCAGGCGGCGCATATCAAGCTGTCGCCGCTGCAGTGGCTGTCGCTCCTGACGGCGGCGTGGCTCGTCATCAGCTACCTGATCGCGAGCCTGCTCAGCCTCGGCTTTCCGTACAACCTGCTGATCGCCTATCTGGCAGTCAATCTCGGCTCCAAGCAGCTCGTCAAGAGCCGCCGGCAGAAGTTCGGCGAGCAGATCAACCGGCAGCTGCCGGAAATCTGCCGCATGCTCTCGAGCTGCGTGCGAGCAGGCATGAGCATCCAGCAGGGAATCGACATGGTCGCGCGCGAGATCAAGCCTCCCGCCGGCTTCCTGTTCCAGACGATGTCCCGGGAGCTGCAGATGGGCACCGGCGTCGGCGACGTGCTGGAGCGGGTGCATGAGCGGTTCACGAGCAAGGACATCCGGCTCATGACGCAGACGATCCTCGTGCAGCGTCAGGCGGGCGGCAACCTCGGCGCGGCGCTCGACCATCTCGCGCGCACGCTCGAGGAGCGCGAGCGGGTGAACCGCGAGATCAGCAACCAGACGGCGGAATCCCGCTACATCGCGGTGACGCTGGCGCTCATGCCGGTCTTTCTCGTATTCGTGTTCAATATGGTGTTCAAGGGCTTCATCACCCCCATCTTCACGCTGCCCGGCCTGATCCTGCTGGCGGCGGTCGTCGTGCTGATGGCGATCGGCTTCGTGCTGATTCAAAAAGTATCCCGGATAAAGGCGTGA
- a CDS encoding CpaF family protein, with the protein MSIFQRLSSSLDDRSASEKPQDFLDGLFNHYKERLLKETNLDQLIKLPTYQKRKTIEKLITEMMEQEKVIITQMDKTRLLDMILDDSVGYGPLEPLLQDDEITEIMVNSPSEIYIEKKGRISQASVQFKNHDHIRHIIDRIVAPIGRRVDESSPLVDGRLEDGSRVNAAIPPIALHGPVLTIRKFKKDPYGMKDLLGFGSLSDKMSQFLEAAVAGKMNLLISGGTGSGKTTLLNIISAAIPVGERVITIEDMAELRLGRKNCVSLEARPANMEGTGEITIRHLVKNALRMRPDRIIVGEVRGGEALDMLQAMNTGHEGSLTTIHANSPKDAMSRLEAMILMSNPSMTADVVRPFISAAIQLVVQTLRLPDGTRKVVSIAEAADEDGQLKLKELFRYRRTGTDKNGLGIGHFETTGYVPECHGKIAALGYDLGLDFYLPDREGEMSHAGA; encoded by the coding sequence ATGTCGATCTTCCAGCGGCTCAGCAGCAGCTTGGACGACAGGTCAGCGTCTGAGAAGCCGCAGGACTTTCTGGACGGGCTGTTCAACCACTACAAGGAGCGGCTGCTCAAGGAGACGAATCTCGACCAGCTGATCAAGCTCCCGACCTACCAGAAGCGCAAGACGATCGAGAAGCTGATTACCGAGATGATGGAGCAGGAGAAGGTCATCATCACGCAGATGGACAAGACGCGGCTGCTCGACATGATCCTCGACGATTCCGTCGGCTACGGGCCGCTCGAGCCGCTGCTGCAGGACGACGAGATCACGGAGATCATGGTCAACAGCCCGAGCGAGATCTATATCGAGAAAAAGGGCCGGATCAGCCAGGCGAGCGTCCAGTTCAAGAACCATGACCATATCCGGCACATCATCGACCGCATCGTCGCCCCGATCGGGCGGCGGGTGGACGAGAGCTCGCCGCTCGTCGACGGGCGCCTGGAGGACGGCAGCCGCGTCAACGCCGCCATCCCGCCGATCGCCCTGCACGGCCCCGTGCTGACGATCCGCAAGTTCAAGAAGGACCCGTACGGCATGAAGGATCTGCTCGGGTTCGGCTCGCTGTCGGACAAGATGTCGCAGTTCCTCGAGGCGGCAGTCGCCGGCAAGATGAACCTGCTCATCTCGGGCGGCACGGGCAGCGGCAAGACGACGCTGCTGAACATCATCTCCGCGGCGATCCCGGTCGGAGAGCGCGTCATCACGATCGAGGACATGGCCGAGCTTCGGCTCGGCCGCAAGAACTGCGTCTCGCTCGAGGCTCGTCCCGCCAACATGGAGGGCACGGGCGAGATCACGATCCGCCATCTCGTCAAGAACGCGCTGCGGATGCGGCCCGACCGCATCATCGTCGGCGAGGTGCGCGGCGGCGAGGCGCTCGACATGCTGCAGGCGATGAACACGGGCCACGAAGGCTCGCTGACGACGATCCACGCCAACTCGCCCAAGGACGCGATGAGCCGGCTCGAGGCGATGATCCTCATGTCCAACCCGTCGATGACCGCGGATGTCGTCCGCCCGTTCATCAGCGCGGCGATCCAGCTCGTCGTGCAGACGCTGCGCCTGCCGGACGGCACACGCAAGGTCGTCTCGATCGCGGAGGCGGCGGACGAGGACGGGCAGCTGAAGCTCAAGGAGCTGTTCCGCTACCGGCGGACCGGGACGGACAAGAACGGGCTCGGCATCGGGCATTTCGAGACGACAGGCTATGTGCCGGAGTGCCACGGCAAGATCGCCGCGCTCGGCTACGACCTCGGCCTGGACTTCTACCTGCCGGACCGCGAGGGGGAGATGAGCCATGCCGGAGCATAG
- a CDS encoding pilus assembly protein TadG-related protein, producing MAALDGWRRGRLGRLLRDERGGMSLLGIGMMAMFILLAIYLFYFYTVFIEKRQAQNVADAAALAAVETIRQLYEEALKEEAGDQARKLHEGEIEARRTPEPTPTPEPTPSAPAGGLPGSTATPTPTPTPSAPPSERSEFADGRLYDEIVEDERFRDDGWLSDNWMRIVRERYFAASFTASRNGDLLYDTVKRQSGRISAAARETARLNEGLPNGGLEFPYERKPKFRLDSGRTLSLETIGVRSDLTARAAAALGSKEIPIDVSSKVPMMIYW from the coding sequence GTGGCCGCGCTCGATGGATGGCGGCGCGGTCGGCTAGGACGGCTGCTGCGCGACGAGAGGGGCGGCATGTCGCTGCTCGGCATCGGCATGATGGCGATGTTCATCCTGCTCGCGATTTACCTGTTCTATTTCTACACCGTCTTCATCGAAAAACGGCAGGCGCAGAACGTCGCGGACGCGGCGGCGTTGGCGGCCGTGGAGACGATCCGTCAGCTGTACGAGGAGGCGCTGAAGGAGGAAGCGGGCGATCAGGCGCGCAAGCTGCATGAAGGCGAGATCGAGGCGCGGAGAACGCCCGAGCCGACGCCGACTCCCGAGCCGACGCCGAGCGCGCCGGCGGGAGGACTGCCGGGCTCGACCGCCACGCCGACGCCGACTCCAACGCCGAGCGCTCCGCCTTCCGAACGGAGCGAATTCGCCGACGGGCGGCTCTATGACGAAATCGTCGAGGACGAGCGGTTCCGCGATGACGGATGGCTGTCGGACAACTGGATGCGCATCGTCCGGGAGCGTTACTTCGCCGCCTCCTTCACCGCCTCGCGCAACGGCGACCTGCTCTACGACACCGTCAAGCGGCAGTCGGGCCGCATCAGCGCGGCCGCTCGCGAGACGGCGCGGCTCAACGAAGGCTTGCCGAACGGCGGACTCGAGTTCCCGTACGAACGCAAGCCGAAGTTCCGGCTGGATTCGGGGCGCACGCTCAGCCTGGAAACGATCGGCGTCCGCAGCGACCTGACCGCTCGCGCCGCAGCCGCGCTCGGCTCCAAGGAGATTCCGATCGACGTCAGCAGCAAGGTGCCGATGATGATTTACTGGTAG
- a CDS encoding S-layer homology domain-containing protein codes for MKPSLPGKAAALLLLTGLAAAACSDQGGDPPSPAPSATASPAATDGPAGTPEPSASIAPASVAVTDIGGHKFREQIVKLLETGLATPSSGGLFEPSAPVTKGDFLRWMTAYDDKGIADADPSTPTFPDVGPDSPDYGWVEGLAAAGRLGAEPGKPLNLEGPLQRGELARLWAWYQDRTAVKSAERDRLYAEVLIGSRDDRKEIPEPYIRAVAHYASLDDGKPYLRTFGDTSRLAAEALVSRSQAAYWIVENAGEESDGDDFAPPPRKVQVEVQGGDENEPAAGAPSDIAGHKREAAVAKLAGQVAGVLDESGAFRPDEAILRAEFIRWMAAYDDKGVIPFRAPEPTYSDVKPEDEGYELVEGLTQAGIISGFPDGTMRLSEPLTREQLTVLWGWYQRYGLVVKPLATEVSEVNLRKFEDRDKVGKIFLGGVQAYVSSNWDVPPYLDTFGADKKLEPQKPVTRAEAAYWITQNAEVEAED; via the coding sequence ATGAAGCCATCTCTCCCCGGAAAGGCCGCGGCCCTGCTGCTGCTTACCGGCCTGGCCGCCGCAGCCTGCTCCGACCAGGGCGGCGATCCGCCATCTCCAGCGCCGTCCGCGACCGCGTCTCCGGCGGCCACGGACGGTCCGGCCGGCACGCCGGAGCCGTCGGCTTCCATAGCCCCGGCATCCGTCGCCGTCACGGACATCGGCGGCCACAAGTTCCGCGAGCAGATCGTCAAGCTGCTCGAGACCGGGCTCGCGACGCCCTCCTCAGGAGGCTTGTTCGAGCCGTCCGCACCTGTCACGAAGGGCGATTTCCTGCGCTGGATGACCGCTTATGACGACAAGGGCATCGCCGATGCGGATCCGTCCACGCCGACGTTCCCGGATGTCGGTCCTGACAGCCCGGATTACGGATGGGTCGAAGGCCTCGCAGCCGCAGGTCGGCTCGGCGCCGAGCCGGGCAAGCCTTTGAACCTGGAGGGGCCGCTGCAGCGCGGCGAGCTGGCGCGGCTCTGGGCCTGGTACCAGGATCGGACGGCCGTCAAGTCGGCCGAACGCGACCGGCTTTACGCCGAGGTGCTGATCGGCAGCCGCGACGACCGCAAGGAGATTCCGGAGCCCTACATCCGCGCCGTCGCGCACTATGCCTCCCTGGATGACGGAAAGCCTTACCTTCGGACGTTCGGCGATACGTCCCGACTGGCTGCGGAAGCGCTCGTCAGCCGCTCGCAGGCGGCCTACTGGATCGTCGAGAACGCGGGCGAGGAGTCGGACGGAGACGACTTCGCGCCCCCTCCACGGAAGGTGCAGGTCGAGGTGCAAGGGGGGGACGAGAACGAGCCGGCTGCGGGCGCTCCTTCCGATATCGCCGGCCACAAGCGCGAAGCCGCCGTCGCCAAGCTGGCGGGCCAGGTCGCCGGCGTCCTGGACGAGTCGGGAGCTTTCCGCCCGGACGAGGCGATCCTGCGCGCCGAGTTCATCCGCTGGATGGCGGCTTATGACGACAAAGGCGTCATCCCGTTCCGCGCGCCGGAGCCGACCTACTCCGACGTCAAGCCGGAGGACGAAGGCTACGAGCTGGTGGAGGGCCTGACGCAGGCCGGCATCATCTCGGGCTTCCCCGACGGCACGATGCGGCTGTCGGAGCCGCTCACGCGCGAGCAGCTGACCGTGCTGTGGGGCTGGTACCAGCGATACGGCCTTGTCGTCAAGCCGCTGGCGACCGAGGTGTCCGAGGTCAATCTGCGGAAGTTCGAGGATCGGGACAAGGTCGGAAAGATCTTCCTCGGCGGAGTGCAAGCCTACGTGAGCTCGAACTGGGACGTCCCGCCTTACCTGGATACGTTCGGAGCGGACAAGAAGCTGGAGCCGCAGAAGCCGGTCACCCGTGCCGAGGCCGCCTACTGGATCACGCAGAATGCCGAAGTCGAGGCAGAGGACTGA